The genomic interval CTTCCTTATCCAGCAACAGCCTGGCTATCAAACGGGTCAGGAATCCATCCATCGAGGTCTCAATATATGACGCTTCTCCGTTCCCCATGCCTCAGCAGGATTTGACCACCAAGGGGCAGCAGTGCAGCGTCAAAAACCTGGACCCTACCATGGTTAAAGCACAGCCCGGAAACAGCAAAGACAGCTCTGAGAACTGACAATTGGGTAGAAGTTAAGTTTTGGATGGCCTCCACCGGCATCCCTTTGCTGCCAGGAATTCTGGGGACAGGAAGTGCAAGCTGGAGGAATGTGTGGagtgaagagggaagaggagagaaggcacCTAGAGCCTGTCCATACCCGGCTGTTCTGCCAGCCCCGCCTCATGCCCCACCCCAAAGTCTGTCTTCTGCCAGCTCCTGGCTCTGTCATTATCactattacacttatttatttatgagtggtGTGCACTGTGTGGAAGTCCGAGGACAGTTTTGAGAGTTTGTGATCTCCCACCGTGTGGGTCCCTGGGGTCTCGCTCAGGCTGTCAGGTTTGATGGCaggtgctcttatctgctgaatCTTTTTTGGGTGGGGAGCAGAGCACATGGTCTCACTATTCCAGGCTGGGCTCTAACACGCTGTGCATccaagggtgactttgaacttgtgacccttcTGGCTCTATGTGCTGGGATCCTAGGCATGTgccattgtcttagggtttcattgctgtaaagtaacaccatgaccatggcaacacttacaaaggaaaacatctaactggggctggcttccagtttctgaggttcagttcattatcatcatggtgggaagcatggcagcactcaagcagacatggtgatggagaaggggctgagagttATATACAGAAGAGGATTCTCTTCCttaggcatccaggaagagggtCTCTTCTACACTGGGCGGAGCCTGAGCATAGAAgcaaacctcaaagcccgcccccacagtgacacacttcctccaacaaggccacacctactgcaagaaggccatacctccctgggccaagcatattcagaccaccacagccaTTActaccccatccccatccccatccccatccccatccccatccccatccccatccccatccccatccccatccccagccccagccccagccccagccccagccccagccccagccccagccccagccccagccccagcccccaccctgctCTATATGTGCTGGTGGTTGACCCTAGGGCCTCATGCACATGGGGCTGCCGTTCCACCAATGACACTACATTCCCAGTCCCACCTCCTGGGGTTAGTTTGACCTTCAGCAGATCCTGGGTTTAAAGTCAGGCTCTGATACCCACAAGCTGGCTGTCCACCTGTGCCTTCAATCTCCAGGTATCTGCTCCTCTCTTATCTCTATTCTACCCCCAACACCAACCTGATCCCCTTGATCCCTcagcacacttttttttaaagacttatttattttatatatgtgactacactgtcgctgtcttcagacacaccagaagagggcatcggatcccattacggatggttgtgagccaccatatgattgcttggaattgaactcagtacctctgggagagcagtcagtgctcttaaccactgagccatctctccagactcctcACCACCCTCCTAAACACGCAAACACTCATCCAGATATGGTGTGCCAATCCCTGTAGACTTTTAGATCCCTCTTCTCTGCTCATACAGAATGCTCACCCTCCTCTATCTGTCTTTAATTTGCTCCTTTGAGCCATGGTCAATCCTGGAGCATGCATTTTGTGGTTAGGCTGGTGGGCAGCAAGTTCCCAcaatcctgtctctgctcctttcCTACCGAAGGTAACAAGCTTTTACATGGCTGCTACAATTTAGACTCCGGGTCTCATGattgtacagcaagcactcttaactgtggGGCTGTCTCTTTAGCCTGAAGAAATTTAGTTTCTAACATGGAGGCATGCTGGCATTTGGAGCCCTCCTCACAGAAATGCACAGCTGGACACGGTCAGAGAAGCATGGGGATAGCAGTGTCTGCTGGTCCTAAGGCAcaataaaaagatggaaaataaatGTGGAAGGGTTGGGGGAGTTAACCATAGAGTCTGGATTAACCCCCTGACCTGCTGAGAGTCAaagggcatgcctttaatcccagttctcaggaagcagaggccagcctggtctacataacaagtttcaaGCCAGCTAGGAATATACAGTGAAAGtctataaacaacaacaacaacaaacccagaacAATTAGCATTTGCTGTGAAGGTTGCTGACATGAAAATAGATGGagataatattctttctttaatttttattttctatcatttttaaattatatgtatgggTGCCAGTGTtcgggtatgtgcacatgaatgcgaGTGCCTGAGAAGGctgaaggcattggatccccctggagctggagttacaggcctggcacgggttctaggaactgaatttgggtcttctgcaagaacagtagcCACGCCAAagtgctgacccatctctccagccctgaagtaagagggtttttgttttgttttgttttgttttgatggagATACAGAGGTATTTTCAAATAAGAATGTTAAAATCACACTGAGTCATGATTAAGGGCTGAGTGTGCGTGATCTTCTTTCCCAGATACTATCTGGGAATCTCATGAACACGATGTAAAGAACATCATAAGTTTCCATGCAAACCGGACTTTACCCGACCAGCTGTAACAGGGTACGTGTACATTAGGATCACCCTATAGTCTCATTTACATTTCTTGGCAATCCTTTCAGATGTAACTTCAGAAGCCACCAAAATTGTATGTAtggttatttaaatttttttaaatgaaaaaaaaaaaaaaaaaaaaaaaaaaaaaaaacctatcttaaGGCAGAGGTTCTCAGTCCCCAGACTCACTGTGATGCCAAGGCCGGCAATGAATTTCTGagcaccctgcctctgcctcttgagtgcttcTGGGATGGCAGGTATGTACCGCCAGGCTGGGTTCTATGTGATGCCAGAGATCAAACCCCTGGCTTTGTACATGACAGTCTTTACGGTTGAGCTGtatccccaccccctcctttgtgtgtgtgtgcacatgcatgcatgtgtgtgattttaAAGACAATCTTGACTTTCTCTTGAGAAAACCACAGTCACACTTGGGTGTGTCATATCCTTTTCCTGAGCATCTGTCTActtgctgtgtatgtatgtataggtcAGCAGACagctgtgggagtcagttctctcttcctaccatgtgggtcttgtgATCAAACCCAGACTGTCTAACATGgagcctttactcactgagccgcctctccagATTTGGCTTTTTATCAGCCGCCAACACTTACGTGCATCCTCAACTCTTCTGAGAAAAACTCATATTCATTCACTCTGaaattctgtttcattttaaatttctaaaattacattgtattgtgtgtgtgtgtgtgtgtgtgtgtgtgtgtgtgtgtgtgtgtgtgtgcatgcatgtggaggtcagaggacaacatgagagtcagttttctccttccaccatgtgagtcccaggagtCAAACTCCAGCTGTCAGGTTTGGTAACAagctcctttctttttgtttttactgttttgttttcttgagacagggtctcactgtgtagccttgggtatcctagaactcacagagatcctcctgcctctgcctttccaggGCTGGAactttacattttcagaggtgTGGTCAACCAAGCATAACCATTTTGCTAGCCTGGAAATTCTTTTTTTGCAGTGAAGTCAAGAGTCTCAGCTTTGCTTGAGTGGAAGCCACTGAAAGGAACCTTTCAGGCAGCTTGGAGCTCTGGTCTGTGAGCCACTGCCACAGACAGCCTCTGCCCATTCACTCCCTGCCCAGTGGCCTGAGGAGAAAGGTGCCCAGAGGAAGAAGGCTGACCACTAATTCAAGCAGGGATTGAACTTTCAAATTCCAATGAACTTTATCAGTTACCCAAAGTGACTCAGGGTGTTAGAGCTGCCAAGGCACAGTGGACAGACAGGAAGGGAACTCACAGCAGCAGCTTGGCTAGGAAGGACACAGCCACTCACATTCAGGCCTGGCTGCATCTTTGCTGTTGAGTAACCTGGCAGAGAAATACTAGCCCTGTCTGTCAAGACAAAGAGCCTGAATTTGCAGTCCAGTCCCTTGCCCCTCCCTCACCCTGTGGGGATGATGGTGGCTTGAGCCCATACCTGTCCCTATCCCAGTATCCTGTGTTCTCAGCTGATTCCTTTCTCCTAGAGCTTTTCCTTGAATTCTGAACGCACCCCAACCACAACCAAAGCTACTCTCTTTatctttatttactatttttaaaaaagatttattttatttatatgtgtcttcagacagaccagaagagggcatcagatcctattacagatggctgtgagcctccatgtggttccttggaattgaactcaggacctctggaagagcagtcagtgctcttaaccactgagtcatctctccagcctgctactgtctttatttttaaagatttattttatgtaagtatttagcctgtctgtatgtatgtgaactTCATGTGTGCCcggtgtccatggaggtcagaagatgggaTCCAACCCCCTGAAACTGCAGTTAGGGATGGCTGTGGACCACCACACAGGTGCTAGGAACTCAACCAGGGTCTGCTGCAAGATAAACAagtatttttaacagctgagttctctctccagcccctcgctACTGTCACGGCTTTTCCACACTGGACAATAATTTCTCACAGGTCCAGAGGCTGGTGGCATGAGGTTACATGGCTGGGTTCTTCCCAGTTATGACACAGAACTTCCCATTGAGCCCTCATATagtacaaagagatgagagagttTTCTGGGCAGAAGTGGGGGAAGGGCTTCCTTTGAACATTTCTTAGAATCGcatttatttgtgttgtggggagcACATGTGGAGGGCCGAGAACAACATACACTGAAGTGGTATGTCATCAAACTTAGGTTTCTTCGGTGGGCCTCGAGCCACAGAAAAAATCTGTAATGAACTGGAGACCCTTCTACTGTGAGTCAGAGTAAACTTTTCTTACTGGGACTTAATGTATGCCTGCAATCCGAATCCTGGGCcacatgagatgctgtctcatCCTCTCCCTGCATtctaaaccttttctctttataagtttATAACTTccagtattttgttacagtaacagaaagctggTCAATATAGGCACTAATTCCATTTATGAGGTCTTCACCCTCATGACCTAGGTACCTTGACAAAACACCGCCCCAAATCAGTACTTTGGTAATTCGAgtttcttgtgtgtttgtttgaaacagtttTATGTAGCTGGTCTTCAATGAGCTCTCTAAGGTGCCatgaatggccttgaactcctgatcctcctgtctcacctctccaGGGCTGGAATTGCACTGGCATGTAACATCACATCTGGCAGGCAATTAGAATTTCAGCACATAGATTATGGGAGGACACATCCGGCCCCTAGGAGTCACATTTGGTAAAAATGAGTCTGGATGTTCAGGCCTTTGCTTTGAGCTCTTTGCTCAAAGACGAGAACCAGAGATTCAGCCCCATTACCTCTCCACTCCTCTCCACCTAGTGGTATAGGAGCCTCCCACATGGGGCTCTTGAAGGCAAGCTAGAGCTAAAGTGGGCAGCTGAGACCGAAGAAACACCCAGAGAGCTGTGGGCTTGTTTCTAGGCTTCACTCTGACTTCTGTGTGGCTTTAGATATGTGTAGATTCTTCTCTggaagctgtgtgaccttggacagggCATAGCCCTCTCTGGGCCTGCAGTCCTCTAAAACAGCCAAACAAGGAAAAGTGTACTATTTTGTAGCTAGCCATCAGGAGTCAACAGCCCCAGGAAATTATttcaggagggaggagaggagcagGGTAGGGAGCTCCCAAGGATGGGCACAGGGGATATTTTGAGGCAGACAGATCCCCCACGTCACTGCTGGACAATAGTCTGGGGGGATCATTGTGTTGTGAGTGGAAAGTTCTTTTTTGACTCCATGGCTGACAATAGTCCAACATAGTGGGAGGAGACCCTGGGGACAGGGTTTGGTCCAACAAGTGACTGGCTCATTGTTCCTGGCTGGGACAGAACTGAAACAGGACACCCAGATGGGCTGGTGTAGAAACCAGGGTAAACCCCAAAAGCTCTTTCTGAACAAAGACAAACTAGACAGAGCCAGTCATCAagtatggggaaactgaggctcagagaacagAAACAGCTTGCCCGGATCCTGTCAACATGGGTAGAAGGAGGTGGGTTTTGACCCTTGGGctccattcttctttctctgcccctGGGACAGCTCAGCCTGCAGCCAAGTCAGCCTGGCTACCTTGCCTTCTTTACCTACAAAAGCAGTCTACTATGGTGGTACTGTGTGGCATTGTGTGGTAGCAATGGAATCCTTTACCTCTTGGTAGGCTTTGCAATCCTTATAGAACAGCTGTTGTGCCTTGATGGTGTGGACCCTTAATGCTTTAACAGAAGAACCAGAACCCAGAAGCAACACCTCCAGACTCGCCCAGAAAGGGCAAGTGGAGCACCTCAGGTCACACAGCAAAAGCTGACCATTTGTTACCTTCTATGACCCACCACCAGGGTACTTGATGGAAGGGAGATGCGGCTATAGACAACCATGGTGGGCACATACAGTCAGGGGATGGTAGACAAGCCCGCTCTGTGGGTGGGTAGGAtctttctacttctcttctccctctcactATCTGTTATCCCTTCTGTTGCCATTTTCAGGGAAGGGTCTGGACACACGCATAGGCCTGTGCATCTAGAAGCTACTCAATGTCAGGCAGGGTAGAACTGAGACCAAATTTTAAATAGGATGAACCTGCAACCTTCCTTCGGCAgcttgtgggggtggggattttGACCTCAGGGTCCCAGTCACTTACTGACCAGGCTCTGGGAGGGCTAGGTCCAAGGACTAATCTCCACATTCCCTAGAAGTATGTGTATAGAGTTTTCTATGTGGCAGACACTGGACTAagtggcatgcatgcatgcatgcatgtgtgcatgttcgtgtgtgtgtgcgtgcgtgtgtgtgtgtatgtgtgtgtgtgtgcacatgcagtcTGAGGTAAGCCTCCTAAGACCCTGCATGAGAGGTTGTATCTCACTGAGATGAGAAAAGTGAGGTGCTGTGAGATGGAGCCATGTACTTAAGGGACTATGTTGGAAGAGTAGGTGTGATCATCCAACCTAGTCTGTGTGCTGACCCCACTCCCCACTACACTGACTGCCTGGGTCTGAATCACGGAAAAGATTATGGATAGACCCTCCTGACCTGTGGCAGTGTGGAATGCTAGAGAGTCACTGGGGACCTTTGGAGATATGAACTCTTCCTTGACACAGCCTTAGCTGTGTTACCTACAGCCTACCTGGACCAAGCCTTCTTTCAACTGCTATCTGCTCTTAAACAGCACTAATAATATCTATCTCACAGACTGGGTGTGAAGATAACTAAACCATGTGGGAGACACAGGCCAGTACAGGACTTCCAGCCTCCATGACCTGTTCTAAAAACATAAGCCCAAACCCACCATGATGAGTATAGATGGGACTGGGGTGGTGGCTGGCATGTACTAAGACTGGAGCGACCAGGCATGGACATGTTGTCTAGAAACTTTTCTGATCTTGGGGGACAAGGGCATCAATGTCCTCTACAGTTCCTCCCGTCCATCCAGGCATCCACATGGTTACGGACCACACAGTGACTTTCTCCCAGGAAGCTTTCTTTGAACCACTGCATGCAGATTTCATAGGCCACAGAGCCTAGGGGACAGGACTGCCACCCTCAGTTACTTGGCGTTCACTGAGAACAACAGCTGTAGACAGCAGTAAGCATTTACCCTGCTTGTCCAGCCTGCCCCATTCTAGTTCCCCTGTGTTAAGTCCCTGATCACAATTCTCCAGCTCTGGGGCAGTGGGAGGGCAGCTGGACTGTTCAAGGGGCACAAGGCACTCAAGAAGTCACTGACATATACTGGAGGGGGTGGCACAGTAACAGAAGCAGCCCAAGCCCCTGGCTCATGCCTGGGAACCACAATGACCTTGGACatggcctctcctctctgtggccTTGAGTCTGCAGCTGAGATGGACAACCCTTGGGCTCCTGTCTAGTGGTCGTGTGGCTCCTGTGCCCTTTCACAGTGGCCTTCAGgaccctgcatccctgggatgtggtgtgagggtgggggatgggcagggAGGTTGGGAGGGTAAGAGGAGATATTTTGAGCATAGGTAGGTCACCTCACGTCACTACTGGACAATGGTCCAGGGTTGGTGGAAAATCTTGGTCTTAACTTGGGCTGAAAATAGCACCAGGCAGAAGGGTCAAGAATCTTACCCGCCAGGCAAGTTGCCTGGATGCTGGTCACCACGGGAACAGGCAGTCTGATTGGCTCCTGAAGGTAGGACCATAGGCCTTCCCCTGGCTCCCTAGGAAGCATTGGCTGCATAGGAACCCATGGCTGCCACAAAGCTAGGTAATAAGAAGTGTTCCGAGGCCCTGTGTCCTTGGAAATCTGCATGCAGTGGTTAAAGAAAGTTACTGGAAGCAAGCCACAGTATGGTCTCcatccatgtggatgctgagttTTGCGGTTTCTAGAGCAACTGGGGTGTGTGTGGAAACTAGGGGGACTCTGGTCCATGGTGAAAACAGCCCTATCCCCTACCACAGGTGAACACTGAAGGCCCCTCCAAGTCACGACGTGcatctctgcctccagctctcaGCACAGCTCAGGGGGTTTCTGTAGGAAGGGTCTGCCCATAAACTGAGCCCTGGCTGTGCAGGGTTAGAAAGAGACCGGCTCAGGCCTGCAAGAAAGACCCAGGACATTCCACAAGTATAAGTTACCAAAGCTCAGAGGGACTCCAGGTACATACACTGTAGTATGAACATAGAATGTTCGGGGTAGGCATCTCATGCTCTTCTGGGCAGATGACTCTGAATTACACACTGCAGAATAATTAGTTGGGTCCTGGCCTATGATGGCTCCTTGTCATTGGTGGTGCTCTGGAGGTAAGCTGTATAAAGAGACTGTGCTCATAAACCAGCTTACTTGGGGGGAGCTGTGATCAATCCTTTGAGTCCAGGAATTCTAAATATTCTGAACCACATCTCAAGACCCCAAATCAAAGCAACAAAATGCACAGAGATCAGCTGGGGATGTCTCCGCTTTAATggctgagaggagaggggagatagAGGAGGTAGAGCTGGCCCAGTCCACTTTCTGGCATTCTAGGGACCCCTCCCTGACCAGGGTTCATCCCAGCTAGTCAGTACCCCTGCATCTGCTTTTAAGAACCAGTTGTTGGACAGGTGTGGCatctgcctgtaatcctagcactttgtcGATGGAGGCTAGAGGgtagggagttcaaggtcagcttcagcTTCATGGCAGCTACAAGGCCACCATTGGTTACCTAAGACCCTACCTAATCAGCAACACTACCCTCCCCCACAAGCCCAGAAAAAAGAACCAGTTGTTGATTTTTCAGGGCTTTTGCAATGGGTTTGCCATTGTTTTGGTAATTTGAAATTGAAATAGGATTGGCCACAGTGGGATTGATTGCAACAACTGGCAGTGTTATAAATAaaagcccctccccaccccaattCAGTTAAATGGTTTGACGTTTACCAGCACATGTGAGGTTTTGTGAACTGGGGAACCCCAAGAACTAGAGCCTGATTTGACTCTTCTCCATGCCTGGCATAGTACAATACAGAAGCCAAGTGGCTTAAAAGCAGGGTTGACCTGGGGGACTGAGGAGGGATAACCGGTTCGAGTCTTCCTATTACTGAAAGAAGGCAGTGTGGGTGGTGACAACTTCCCAGGCCATTCCCCAGAGCACAGCCCAAAAGGTGGCACAGCCTTTCGTATAAGTTACGGTTTCCACCTGCTGCCAGCTCAGGGAAGGCTCCAGATGGATCTGACATTAGCTCTCAGATATTTGTCCCTTGGCCTGAGGGTTCTCCTCTGAGCTGAGTCCATCGTAGTGCCCAGTCGTGCCCAGGTCTATCCTATATCACCATGGGAACAAGAGCCCTCTAGTCACCTTGTGATTCCACTACTAATCCAGGTAGCTAGCCTGGACTCTGTTGTGTCCTCTCTGGGCCTGCTTCTCCCTTGGATTTAGGAGGCTGAACCTCAGCCTAGGTACCTTGGCAGGAATCGCAGCTGTCTGCATGGGAGTCAGATGGCATTGCCTTTCTTAAGATATGATTTCccagctcacacacacaaatgattggGGACTTTGGGGTCCTGTTACTCTTGGGACCACAAGATGAGTATCATGAGCCCCTGCCAAGTGAGAGCTGTTGATGATCCGAATTGGAGGATATCAGCCCCTTTGAACAAGCCTTGGTCCCCTACAGCTCCCCTATATGAACTGACACCTGACTGAGGTGCTATAGCCGAATGTCCTTAGTCTCACTTGCAGCTGGTGTGGACTCTGTCCGTCTTGAGTCATCACTGCTGATTGACAAATCTTTCCTCACAGTGTCAGTTCTATTAGGCCGGTGCGGGCCCAGCTTGCGACGAGCCTGTGGGCTGGGAGTAGGCTCTGTGGGTGGCTTGGCATCTCGGGCAAAGCGGACAAGTCTCTGCCCTGCCAGGAAGTAGAGCACAGGGTCAAGGCAACTGTTGGCGCTGGCCAGTGGCCGGGTGATCTTATATGCCATGTTGATGGCATTGAGGGTGTGGCAGCTGAGGTCAAGTGATCGGAAGGAGTAGTAGAGGGTGCGGGTGACATGgaaaggcaggaagcagagggcgAAGACGGCCAGTACCAAGGCAATGGTGCGTACAGACTTGCGCTTGGCCCGAGGCAGACCTCCTGTGGTCCCATAAGCTGGTTTGAGCAGCCGCCGGGCCATGAGCACGTAACAGACCAGGATGATGGAAAAAGGCACAGCAAAAAGCAGACCCAGCATGACGGAGCTATAAGCCACAAAATTGCTAAAGAGCTTCCGGGCTGAGGTGTCGTGGCAGGTGATTCGGTTCCCCCGCTCGCTGGTGGTGACAAAGTGGAGCACGGGTGCCTGGCAGGCCAGcaccagcacccacacaactGCAGCCACCCGGCGGGCATAGCGGGCACGGCCCCAGCGCAGGGAGTGCAGAGGGCGCAGGACCCCCAGGCACCGGTGCACGCTGATGCAGGTGAGGAAGAAGATGCTGCTGTAGAGGTTGGTGTAGAAGAGGAAACGCACCAACTTGCAGAGCATTGTGCTAAATGGCCAGTGGTCACCCTGGGCGTAGTAATAAACCAGCAGCGGCAGGGAGGCTGCGTAGAGAGAGTCAGAAACTGCCAGGTGAAACATGTAGGTGGTGGAGGCGTTCCAAGTCTTGAGGCGGCACAGGAAGATGTAGAGAGCCACGACGTTCAGGCACAACCCAAGCACGCACACCACGCCATAGGACACGGGCAGCAGCACATACTTAAAGTCCTCGTTGAAGCGACACTTGTAGCCCAGTTCGTCCCCCTCCCAGGTGCCATTGACGGTTTTATTCCAGGGGTCCAGGTCTGCTGCCATTGCCCTGTAGGGAAGGGAGAGGTGGAAAGAAAGCTATCACGACCGGGCTCAAACGAGGAGGAGACTTGTTAAGATTTGCCTAAGGCTAGAGGTATAGCTCGGTGATAGAACACTTGCTTGGCATCCAGGAGGCCATGGGTTTATACCCCATCAACACACAGACTCAAGATTTGCCTAAGCCAGATGTAATGACTTGCTCCTACAATCAcaacatttaggaggcagaggtaggtgaattgTGAGTTGAAGGCTTGCttgggcagcctgggctacatagtaagtaagatcctgtctgaaaaataaacaaatggaacaAAACAACCCGAAAgactatcatcatcattatcatcatcatcatcaacaacaacaacaaaaataacaacgaAGAAAAACTTGTTAACCCAAATCAAGGCTCCCCCCACCCCGcgccccaagacagggtttctctatgtagccctggctgtcctggaactcactctgtagactgggctggcctcaaactgacagtGATCCACCtacctttgtctctgtcttttgagtACTGGAATCAAAGGTATCCACCACCACAGACCAGTTCCAAATCAAGACTTGTCTTGTCAGGTGACCTGCATTTCCTCCTACACCCAGAATCTCCTAAAGCCCCAGAAACTTGTGAGATCCATGAAAACCAACATCACACAATTCTAACTTCACAACAGGGTGAGCCAAAGACAGTCTAAGGCTGACTCCAGCCCACCAGCCTGTTTTTGTAGGAGAAGCTGTACTGGAACACAACCACGCCCATCTGTTAAGTTGAACAGTTCTGATCAAGACCACATGTTCtccaaagtttaaaatatttactcttgaacccaatgacccccccccccccccgcccctgctgTAAACTTCTGGATCAGATAGTCCAAGACTAAGGACTCAGGCTTGGGACAGAGATCTGGGGATTCCAGAGGGGTATGATTTCAGATTATAGGAAGTGACCTCAAGATTGACCCTCTGCTGCACCCCAGTGCCCACTGCCCACTGAGTTTCTCTGGTCTGCGCATCCAGCATGCCTACATTCTCATAAACTCTCAGCTTTAAAATCCATCTTCTAGTCCCTGGGGACTGGAGAATGTTCAAGGGTCTCCCTCTTCCATCAGCCAGTTTCTTGTGcaacttttaacttttattttatgtatatgagtgctttctttgtgtctatatctgtgcgccagtgtgtgcctggtgctgcAGAGGTGAGGGGATTCACCAGAACTGAAGCTATGGGACCCAGCACACTCTCTGTGGGTAGTGGGAACAgaaccctagtcctctgcaagaggcaCAACTGCTCTCTAGCCTTTGTTCAACTTTTTTGCTTTGTATTGTTTtcgcttttgttttgttgaagcagggtttctccatgtagccccacctgtctggaactccctctggagaggagactgtcctcaaactcacagagatccacctgcctctgcctcccaagttctggcattaaagctgtgtgccaccactgcctgggtcaACTTTTTAAGTGTTACTGCTATATTCTGGCACTTTCTTCATCTGCAAACAGCAATCCTGTTCTCCACCTCTGAGAGGACAACCAGATGGGGCAGTGACCTTCCTGGAGAGCCCAGGAGAGTCTGGGATTGCTGCTGTGGgatgagggaaggaggggggtTTCTTTGGAGGAGAAAGTTAGCTCTTCTGGGCCTTCCCTGGTACCTATTGCACTGAAGCCTTTCCACCATCTGTGTGCCTTGTACTTTGCCTATTCACAGGGCCTGGCCAGCCAGGGTACAACGAATGCCTGCAGGGCAGGTGGCCACCTCCCCCTCGCCCCCTGCGTTCCACCCTGTAACCACTAAGAGCTCTTTCAGATCAGGGTGAGGAGGCCCACATCTgccatcccagaactcaggaggctgagg from Arvicanthis niloticus isolate mArvNil1 chromosome 1, mArvNil1.pat.X, whole genome shotgun sequence carries:
- the P2ry2 gene encoding P2Y purinoceptor 2 isoform X2 — translated: MAADLDPWNKTVNGTWEGDELGYKCRFNEDFKYVLLPVSYGVVCVLGLCLNVVALYIFLCRLKTWNASTTYMFHLAVSDSLYAASLPLLVYYYAQGDHWPFSTMLCKLVRFLFYTNLYSSIFFLTCISVHRCLGVLRPLHSLRWGRARYARRVAAVVWVLVLACQAPVLHFVTTSERGNRITCHDTSARKLFSNFVAYSSVMLGLLFAVPFSIILVCYVLMARRLLKPAYGTTGGLPRAKRKSVRTIALVLAVFALCFLPFHVTRTLYYSFRSLDLSCHTLNAINMAYKITRPLASANSCLDPVLYFLAGQRLVRFARDAKPPTEPTPSPQARRKLGPHRPNRTDTVRKDLSISSDDSRRTESTPAASETKDIRL
- the P2ry2 gene encoding P2Y purinoceptor 2 isoform X1, yielding MGCRARPGRAGTWVLPGTWDPAPFGMGLGYQKPWRRHLEGTGAAGRAMAADLDPWNKTVNGTWEGDELGYKCRFNEDFKYVLLPVSYGVVCVLGLCLNVVALYIFLCRLKTWNASTTYMFHLAVSDSLYAASLPLLVYYYAQGDHWPFSTMLCKLVRFLFYTNLYSSIFFLTCISVHRCLGVLRPLHSLRWGRARYARRVAAVVWVLVLACQAPVLHFVTTSERGNRITCHDTSARKLFSNFVAYSSVMLGLLFAVPFSIILVCYVLMARRLLKPAYGTTGGLPRAKRKSVRTIALVLAVFALCFLPFHVTRTLYYSFRSLDLSCHTLNAINMAYKITRPLASANSCLDPVLYFLAGQRLVRFARDAKPPTEPTPSPQARRKLGPHRPNRTDTVRKDLSISSDDSRRTESTPAASETKDIRL